A single genomic interval of Pectinophora gossypiella chromosome 22, ilPecGoss1.1, whole genome shotgun sequence harbors:
- the LOC126377107 gene encoding TGF-beta-activated kinase 1 and MAP3K7-binding protein 1-like — MIARPWTDDLPKCKNTSVASYFSRVGSGNPNSNDDYLCFYCETEDNSCLYGVFEPHNGLEAARIIMQRMAAELLFPPPSASNTDEEIRDRLRNAFTSVEKAYIENYDGMIAERTSLQYQLQTMNQLSQNSDNILARLKEIDQRLSSGATVVIALVLNNKLFVANVGEMRALLCRTDDNSVLRVVQLTVDHSLNNEDELLRLSQLGLDVNKLRNAQYLGNQTGTRCLGNYLVKGLWKAFPTLSAASAEPVVAVSEIHGPIALDHYSRFLVLVSAGVYKRIQESRGSSEQTNKQLAQIIVEHFRNTEDFATVSQSVLEEIEEEFVSYCYKNNLTPKPNTHMSLLIRNFNFPLPNVRPEETTSQSNIVPRTASVRFNPIVQSKSNTLLNEIDSELSSTNEETNDSNIDTNRSIESSSEIYLAGKPYDKDRRIKGYVDFSCYYENVAKARKSGTLPGFIK; from the exons ATGATAGCCAGGCCGTGGACAGATGACCTGCCTAAGTGCAAGAATACCAGCGTAGCATCATACTTCTCCCGTGTAGGAAGTGGAAATCCTAACTCCAACGATGATTACCTGTGTTTCTACTGCGAGACCGAAGATAactc TTGCCTATATGGAGTATTTGAACCGCATAATGGACTGGAAGCAGCTCGAATCATCATGCAACGGATGGCTGCAGAGCTCCTGTTCCCGCCACCATCGGCCAGTAATACCGATGAGGAAATTAGAGACAGATTGAG AAACGCATTCACCTCAGTGGAGAAAGCATACATAGAGAATTATGATGGAATGATTGCTGAAAGGACAAGTCTACAGTATCAACTACAAACTATGAATCAG CTATCCCAAAACAGTGACAACATACTCGCCCGTCTTAAAGAAATCGACCAGCGCCTATCCAGCGGAGCAACTGTGGTCATAGCCCTAGTGTTAAACAACAAACTCTTCGTGGCCAACGTTGGGGAGATGCGGGCGTTGCTATGCAG GACTGACGACAATTCCGTTCTGAGGGTGGTACAGTTAACAGTGGACCATAGCTTGAACAACGAAGATGAGTTATTGAGGCTGTCGCAGCTTGGACTGGATGTCAATAAACTGAGGAACG CACAATACCTCGGCAACCAAACAGGCACGAGGTGCCTTGGCAACTACTTGGTGAAGGGATTATGGAAGGCCTTCCCGACGCTAAGCGCCGCGTCTGCCGAGCCTGTAGTGGCTGTTAGCGAGATACACGGGCCTATTGCGTTGGACCATTATAGCag ATTCCTAGTCCTAGTAAGCGCTGGTGTTTATAAACGCATTCAAGAGTCGCGTGGGAGTAGCGAACAAACCAACAAACAGCTTGCACAGATCATCGTAGAACACTTTAGAAACACTGAAGACTTTGCTACAGTCAGCCAATCAGTCTTGGAagaaatagaagaagaatttgtaTCTTATTGCTATAAGAATAATTTAACACCAAAACCTAACACGCATATGAGTTTACTTATAAGAAATTTCAACTTTCCGCTACCTAATGTTAGGCCAGAAGAAACTACGAGCCAAAGTAATATAGTACCTAGGACGGCATCGGTAAGGTTCAACCCCATAGTACAGTCAAAGTCAAACACGTTATTAAACGAGATCGACTCAGAACTATCATCGACTAATGAGGAGACGAACGATTCGAATATCGATACGAATCGATCGATTGAATCGAGTTCGGAAATCTATTTGGCGGGAAAGCCATACGATAAAGACAGGAGAATTAAAGGTTATGTCGACTTTTCTTGTTATTATGAGAACGTCGCTAAAGCGCGAAAGAGTGGCACTTTGCCTggttttattaagtaa
- the LOC126377131 gene encoding 26S proteasome regulatory subunit 10B, which yields MPAGTSTMDPLREKAFQDYRKKLMEHKEVESRLKDMREQLKDLTKQYDKSENDLKALQSVGQIVGEVLKQLTEEKFIVKATNGPRYVVGCRRQLDKNKLKGGTRVALDMTTLTIMRHLPREVDPLVYNMSHEDPGDVTYSAIGGLQEQIRQLREVIELPLMNPELFVRVGITPPKGCLLYGPPGTGKTLLARAVASQLDANFLKVVSSAIVDKYIGESARLIREMFNYARDHQPCIIFMDEIDAIGGRRFSEGTSADREIQRTLMELLNQMDGFDSLGQVKIIMATNRPDTLDPALLRPGRLDRKIEIPLPNEQARLEILKIHAAPIAKHGEMDYEAVVKLSDTFNGADLRNVCTEAGLFAIRAEREYIIQEDLMKAVRKVADNKKLESKLDYKPV from the exons ATGCCTGCTGGGACATCAACCATGGACCCTTTGAGGGAAAAAGCCTTCCAGGACTACAGGAAGAAGCTTATGGAGCACAAAGAAGTGGAATCCAGACTCAAAGATA TGAGGGAACAACTGAAGGACCTCACAAAACAGTATGACAAGAGCGAGAATGACTTGAAGGCTCTACAGAGTGTTGGCCAGATTGTCGGTGAAGTGCTGAAGCAGTTgactgaagaaaaat TCATTGTAAAAGCGACTAACGGACCACGCTACGTAGTGGGCTGCCGTCGTCAGTTGGACAAGAACAAGTTGAAGGGAGGCACCAGGGTCGCCCTGGACATGACCACGTTGACCATCATGAGACATCTGCCCAGAGAG GTTGACCCTCTGGTGTACAACATGAGTCACGAAGACCCCGGAGATGTGACATACTCTGCCATCGGTGGTCTCCAGGAACAGATCAGACAACTTAGAGAG GTGATCGAGCTCCCTCTAATGAACCCAGAGCTGTTCGTGCGAGTAGGCATCACCCCTCCTAAAGGATGCTTGTTGTATGGCCCGCCTGGTACCGGGAAGACTTTACTAGCCAGAGCGGTCGCCTCGCAACTCGACGCTAACTTCCTGAAG GTGGTATCGTCAGCTATAGTGGATAAATACATCGGCGAGTCCGCGCGTCTAATCCGCGAGATGTTCAACTACGCGCGCGACCACCAGCCCTGCATCATATTCATGGACGAGATCGATGCTATAG GCGGCAGGCGTTTCTCGGAGGGCACAAGCGCAGACAGAGAAATCCAGCGCACCCTCATGGAGCTCCTGAACCAGATGGACGGGTTCGACTCCCTGGGGCAGGTGAAGATCATCATGGCCACCAACCGGCCCGACACCCTCGACCCCGCGCTACTGCGCCCTGGCAGGCTGGACAGGAAGATCGAGATACCACTGCCCAACGAGCAGGCCAG gttagaaATTCTGAAGATCCACGCAGCCCCCATAGCCAAACACGGCGAGATGGATTACGAAGCGGTGGTCAAACTGTCGGACACGTTCAACGGAGCTGATCTCCGTAACGTGTGCACGGAGGCTGGACTGTTCGCTATCCGAGCTGAGAGGGAATATATTATACAG gaggATCTAATGAAGGCTGTCCGCAAGGTGGCGGATAACAAGAAACTCGAGAGCAAGTTGGACTACAAGCCCGTCTAA